A section of the Humulus lupulus chromosome 2, drHumLupu1.1, whole genome shotgun sequence genome encodes:
- the LOC133814885 gene encoding uncharacterized protein LOC133814885, translating into MVVDASTNGALLSKSYNEAFEIIERISNNNYQWPSTRAPTSRKVACVLEVDAPTSLAAQVSSISNILKGMNMGQPMGSPPMGQLVEVSCVYYGDGHIFDNCPSNIASVFYMGNQNRNDLHSNYFNQSWRQHPNLSWSMLKDYMMKTDALIQIQAASMRNLENQVGQLANDLRNRPQGALPSYTENPRDVGKEQCKAITLGSGKELESSKKNYGHEDEPSSIQNRRKASKHEERSDVLESASAQDAAASRTPQKSPEIQKLPQQLPFPQRFQKQKKDGQFKKFLDMLRQLHINIPLVEALAKMPKYVKFMKDILTKKRRLGEFEIVALTKECSSFLQNKLPPKMKDPGSFTIPCTIGNSYCGVALCDLGASINLMPMSVYIKLGIGEVRPTIVTLHLADRSLAYLDGKIEDVLVKVDKFIFPAGFIVLDYEADIEVPIILGRPFLATGRTLIDVENGELIMRAQEEQVTFKLFNPIRSPDEVGDCFAITVKNSNMEEEVPIRYSKKVRTRPSPKEFESNNELGASINKAPSHLQEPHRKKKKKKKCGRKAHSQRCKCIKGKTVSIGIEVWGVLD; encoded by the exons ATGGTAGTTGATGCGTCGACAAATGGGGCACTCTTGTCCAAGTCATACAATGAAGCTTTTGAGATTATAGAGAGGATCTCCAACAACAACTACCAATGGCCTTCTACTAGAGCACCGACAAGTAGAAAAGTGGCTTGTGTTCTTGAGGTTGATGCACCCACTTCTTTGGCAGCTCAAGTATCTTCAATATCAAATATTCTTAAGGGTATGAACATGGGGCAGCCAATGGGTTCTCCACCGATGGGTCAATTAGTAGAAGTTTCTTGTGTGTACTATGGAGATGGTCACATCTTTGACAACTGCCCCTCTAATATTGCATCTGTGTTTTACATGGGGAATCAGAACAGGAATGACTTACATTCGAATTATTTCAATCAATCATGGAGGCAACATCCCAATCTTTCATGGA GCATGTTAAAAGATTACATGATGAAGACGGATGCACTCATTCAAATCCAAGCTGCATCTATGAGGAATTTGGAGAATCAAGTTGGGCAACTTGCCAATGATCTTAGAAATAGACCTCAAGGTGCTTTACCGAGTTATACTGAGAACCCAAGAGATGTTGGCAAGGAACAGTGCAAGGCCATTACTTTGGGAAGTGGCAAGGAGTTAGAGAGTTCCAAGAAAAATTATGGGCATGAGGAtgagccctcttcaatccaaaaTCGTAGGAAAGCAAGCAAACATGAAGAAAGATCTGATGTGCTGGAATCTGCCTCTGCCCAGGATGCGGCCGCATCTAGAACACCGCAAAAGTCCCCAGAAATTCAAAAGCTTCCTCAACAGCTACCTTTTCCACAAAGGTTTCAAAAACAGAAGAAAGATGGACAATTTAAAAAATTCCTTGATATGTTGAGGCAGCTACATATTAACATTCCCCTTGTTGAAGCCCTAGCGAAAATGCCTAaatatgtgaagtttatgaaagacaTCCTTACAAAGAAGAGAAGATTGGGGGAATTTGAGATAGTGGCTCTTACCAAGGAATGCAGCTCATTCTTGCAAAACAAGCTGCCCCCGAAGATGAaagatcctgggagtttcaccATTCCATGCACCATTGGTAATTCTTATTGTGGTGTGGCATTATGCGACTTGGGTGCCAGTATAAATTTGATGCCTATGTCTGTGTATATAAAATTGGGGATTGGTGAAGTCCGGCCTACCATAGTGACTCTGCACCTTGCAGATAGATCTCTTGCATATCTTGATGGGAAGATTGAGGATGTcttggtaaaagttgataaattcatTTTCCCCGCTGGCTTTATTGTTCTAGACTATGAAGCAGATATAGAGGTGCCTATTATTTTGGGGAGGCCATTCCTTGCTACAGGTAGAACCTTGATAGATGTGGAAAATGGGGAGCTCATAATGAGAGCTCAAGAAGAACAAGTAACTTTCAAGTTATTCAATCCTATACGTTCTCCAGATGAAGTAGGAGATTGTTTTGCCATTACTGTCAAAAACTCTAATATGGAGGAAGAGGTACCCATAAGGTATAGCAAGAAAGTGAGGACGAGGCCATCTCCTAAAGAATTTGAGAGCAACAATGAGCTAGGGGCAAGTATAAATAAGGCACCATCTCATTTGCAAGAGCCACAtaggaagaagaaaaagaaaaagaagtgtGGTAGGAAAGCTCATTCCCAAAG GTGTAAGTGCATCAAAGGAAAGACGGTTAGcattggaattgaagtttggggAGTGCTGGACTGA